Genomic segment of Molothrus aeneus isolate 106 chromosome 3, BPBGC_Maene_1.0, whole genome shotgun sequence:
AGCTCTCAGGAACCTAATTTCCTTTGCTATTGTTAACAAAGTTATAAAGTAAAACCGATGACATGGAAACAGATGTTGTGTATTGTATATATTCTGATCTGTGGGCATGATAACaggctgatttaaaaaaaatataaacatatgACAGTAGCAGCTTATAGACCAATAAATTCCTGCTGTTGGGGGAACACGGTATTCTTTCTCCTATGGCAGATCTATTTCTTGTCCCACAGAATACAATTAATGGTAAACAAATTAGACTGCTAGTAACATACCACATCTAGTTTGTTAAACATCCTCAGACTAAGAGCATTGCTAGTCTCATACTGTCATGCCTTCAAGAAAGGCAACATTGAAAAgtcagcactgaaaaaaaaaaagcaacaccCTTCCCCGTGTTAGGTGCCATGTAAAGATTGTAAACAAATTACTGTCAtaagattttactttttaataattatttactGACTCAGACCAAATGTTAAATTCACACAGGTCAGACAAGCAAAACAGAGGATACAAATCCTATCAAAttcccagcaccagctctggtGAGTTGTGGCCAGAAGCTAGTGAGCTATTTATTTAATTGATTAAAGAGACAGCTGGATGGCAAAGCAATGAACTTTTAAGCTTCTGAGAGCCAAGAGTGCACAGCATGTACTCACATCAAGAGATTCCAGACAGTACCAGCAAAAGGCATGTTTGCAGTTCTTACACATCATTTGGGCACAGCCTTCATCTCGTTCAATGTAAACTTTACACTTTGGACAGCGTTTGATTGGAGCATCATCATCTTCCATTTTGAAAACTGAACTGTGGGAGAGAGTGAGAAATTAGTAAAATGCATGACCATGTCAGTTTAGAAAATAATGTCTAAGAACTGTGTATGAAGGCAAGCCTGcttttttgcttaaaaaaagagaaattactaGAGATTCAGGAATTCAAGTGGTTTTATTATTCAGATATTGTGCCGTGCACTACTTTTCAACTGTATCTTTAGAAATATGCTTAATGACTACAGTGTCTGCATAAAGTTAGGATCTTTTCTTTATCAtttaaaaaacagcttttcttatGTAGATACTAATAGATATTAAACAGTTCTATCCTGTAATGTACCAGATGAGCAGCAGGTAGCTCACAAGTAAATATTTTGTACAtctagattattttccttttctctcctttctttcccagaTGAAGAAACAATCCCTTGATTGCACAATAACCCCAGACCACATTCCTTTGGACTGGGGCACCAGGGACACAGAACTTGTCTGTGCCCTCCTTGAGGACCCTGCCTAAGAGTTTCCCTCCAAATCAAGAACAGTAAGGTATTGGTGCATGTTGCTGTTTCAGTTAAACTTTGTCTCTGTTGACAGACTCCTAACAAGTCACTGTTCATGAGTTAGGGTCGCCACTGACTGTTATTGCACAAGTGTGCAAAACCACAGATATCCCCTAATATAATGGGCACAACAAAGAGGAATATTGAAACAGTGgaactatttttatttcccttgtgTAGCTTTCTACTGTATGCAGGCTTTATGCTCACTAGCAACTAAAATGCACCTTAAATGACAAATCCTGCAGCTACTGCCATTGTGAGATGCAAGAATTACTGATGGAGAATCAACAATTTGCTGCAAAACAGGACTGATGATTGATTTATTTGCCCAATAGCAGGATAAAAGGACACACACTAATTATTAACACTAGGGGTGACTGTGctagaaaaaaatgctttgtatACATAAATTGTATATGAAACTCCTAATGCTTCTAACAGGCACATTATGCTCCAGAACaatgaaaaaacaatttttacttttacttggtggagtaaaaaaattaaacatggaataaaaattaaaagcaaccAAAACATTAAGCAAAAGTAGATAAAGTTTGTTACCTTGCCATGAAATTTAGCAACCTTCAGTTCTTGtcatacacacacaaaagcaTGTGCCAAAGTTAGTGTATTTGATCAGGAACTCATCATGACAGCATCCTAGCTAGTCATCTGTTATAGCAAAGCTTGAAAGAAGACAAGGTATGAGTAACTAAGTCCAAAGCTGGACAGGGCTTTAATGATGCCTTGGAGTGCAACACAATCTTTGAAAAAGCCCAGACATGAAGTGGAACACATACACAATGGTCTTTCTTATTCAGTAGCTGAAGTTTGCCACCAGAGACCACTTGAAACAGAACTTAAAGATCATACAGCAAATGTGCAGCAGAAAGGATGATTGACAGGGTATCATAAAAATCACTGTCTGGCATGATGTTAGCGACTCCCACACtgtccaggagagcagcagtaaCGAGATCATCTCTCAAGTGAAGCTGATGAGCTGACTGGATGTCATATTTTTCCCACTGGGGCAAAAGGCCAAAGGCTCAAGCAGctattttgtgcttttctggGAATGCTGGCAAAGAGCGAGGCTGCCAAGAGCTGTTCAGTTTTAGAATACAGCATTAAAAGAACAGGAACAACTAAGTGAAGGAAACAGCTTTAGAACAAAACATCAGGAAAATGCCTCTTTGAGTTTTTGGCTTCTAAATACTTAATCTTTTTCAATATCTTACCTTGTTTCTCCTGGAAGAAAAGAGATTGGCATGCTCTCTTGACAGCCTTGACCTGGATGCCAATTAGATTTGCAAGCAGAGCAGAACTCAATGTCACACACTTTGCACTGGACCAGCTGAGGGTCCTGTGGGCTTGATTCCTGGAGCTGGCAAACTGCCTGGCACGTAGAGGATGGACACCAAGTCCGGCAGGGATCCAAAAGCACTTCTGCAAAGGGACATAAAAGAACCAAATTCAAAGGTGGATACAAGATCAGCCTTCCATAACAATGCATTTCAGCTGAGGTTGACTGGCAGGGCATTTGAAGACACAAATTTTCAAAAGGAGCTTTTTAATTTATGTGACCCACATTGACATAAACCTGGCCTGCTTTGCAAACAGGCACCAAACCAAAGTGAGGGTCATGAGTCTCAATTAATTGCCCACTTTCATTCACTGAACTAAACTTGTTCTGAGAatgagatgtattttttttcagttgtacTTGATGTTAAATACAGCGTATACTATGCAGTTAAAACCACCAGAAAGTGTTTTTACAATGCCTTGCCCAGTAGGAACCTATTTCAAGTTGACCTCTATCCTAATGTAACCACATGATTAACAAGAGCATAAGATACAGTTTCATCTCTTTCTTGGATGGTCCTTACAGATAACTCATTTCATGTTTCAAAGCCCAGTGAAGGCAGTAAAAATCTACCAATGATTGCAGTGGTTTCTAAGCTGGGTCCTGCCCCCAGTAAAACTTTTCTGTAAGTTCTCTATGGTCCCGCCACTCCATATCTCCATAAGCATACAGTCAGCTTATGTTCTTAATGTGTTTGTATCATTACACACATGCTCATTAATTCTGTACTAAATGCTAACCCAGGAGATAATCTTGCCTCTGTGAAAGAGGTCAGTATTCTTCTCCAGCCCCTACAATACTAGTAGTCAACTTAAACAGCAAAGCTCAAAATAGAAGTCACTCCCTCCCTTAGTTATTTAGGAATATAATACATAgcaattttctttcctcagttTATTCCCAGAGTGCTGCAGTTCTGGGAATCATGCAGGCAAGAACAGAAGCAATTACTTtttaggttttggggtttttatttctgATGACCAAGCAATTAACGCACAATGATACTGCAAGAACATATGCAGAGATTCTGATTTATAGGATTGCTCTGGAAAAAACTCATTCTCACAGCCTTCAATGGGTAGTGTTACATGTGTTACCTCTTTCAAACTGTAGCTTCTTATACCTTTGCATGATTTCTGATGCAACCATGCACTCAATCTGttgaaaaaagtaaaagaaaaaaattccaattagGAACAGTAATAATCTGTTAAACAAACTGAGTATTTGACCTTTGAAGTATTAATAAAAACATATGTTGTCAACAATGAAGATGTAACATAAAAAACAAGACAGATTTAAACATCctgtaaggaaaagaaaacacccTCTTTGCAGGAAGAGTGTACCTCATTTTCTTGCAGATGACCTCGCTTTGGGCAGGCAGCATCAGGGCAGCTGATTGCTGTTTCTAGACCTTCTTTGATCAGAAGTTCCACATACTGTTTTAGGCACTGTAAGAGAGCCAAACACTGAGTTAACTATTCTGCCAAGGTTAAATCCCTCAGTATTTTAACAGCTTTAGTCTGAAAATCTGAAGAACTCAAACTTTGAAAAAACAGGTACTACTGTGTCTGTTTTACAGCCATGAGCCACATTCACAGCTTTTGCCACAGTTCACCTTTAAGTAGAAAACAGAAAGTTCATTTCCCCATCAAAATTATAGAATCATTTCTGTTGAAAAAAACTTCTGAGACCACTTAAACCAAAATTAACCAAGTAGCCCTTCATCAATTTAAAATATGCAGCAAATTACAAAATAACATGGGAAAGAACAAATCAAAGAGGATGCAGAGGtggaaaaaacaataaaacaccTCCATGATACAATTAGATTAACCACACTCCAAAGAAATCTGTGTGACTGGAAGCCACAACACATCTTAGTAAGCAGTAATTCCCCATAGACAGGCATCTGTCAAGCATACTAGAACACAAAGGAAGTTGAGTATCTTGACATCTCTTCTTGGAAAACAACTATCTGAACTTCATGGTTAAAGAAGTAACTTttccacagaaaggaaaaatgtgaaaattaggACTCCCTGAAGAACTATAGTCTCCATGGGGACCAAATAATAAATACTGGTAATACTAATACTTTTCTCCCCTGGCAACCACAGCATTTTACCCAACTCATAACTGTAAATGTAGCCTCTAGACCAGCAGTGCACAGCACGGCTGTCAACAAAGCAGAGAAGTGTATATTTTTGACCAAGGGCAAATTAAGATTAAACCTTGTTATTCTTGATGAGCAACAACTCCCCTCCACCTCCATCTTTCCTACATCAAGTTGAGAGCTAATGCATAGGTGTCTACTGGGAAGACAGGAGAGTGATGAAGAGATGCCCTCTCCTGCTACCGTGCAGCTTCTACCAGCCCAGCACTACACAGAAAGAGCAGACGAGGCTCTGCTTCCCAGTGGGTGGGGCACCCTGTGATGTTCTCACCCTGCCTGTGTGCTCAGCTGCCATAAGCAAACTGGAGACAATTAAAGAACGAGGTCCCTAACCCTGTTTGCAGATGTGTGAATAAAGAGTGAGGCTAGATCAACAGCAGAGTGAAATGAAGATATAACACCAGCCCAGCATACAGCTGCGTGGGAGGCAAGAAGAATTACACACTCTGCAGCAAACTGGCAAAACAAGGATTTCAGTTACCATTTCCAGACATTTGGTAAAGGTATGCAGCTGCTGACTAACCACCAGCCTAGGAAGGCGAAGGGCTGCATTGACAGTGCCAAGGCTGGTGTGCCTAACTTCAGGTCAGAGCACAAAACTGCTTCTTCCTTCACCCTGTGCAATCAAATGGCCCATCAACAAGCACCTTTCAGCCTAACCCTCAGGCATGGGCTTGTAGCTGTTAAAGTTCAGACTTCAaacctcttctctttctcttctgcctCTCCATTTGTCGATTCAGCTCCTTTCAGATACCTCTATTAACAAATTATTCTAGATTCTACCTCTCGCAGCTTGATTGTGGCAAAGACTGTACTTCCTGCCCACACAATCTCCGCTGCTCTGGTCCACAGCATTTCTGGTGGCAAGCTGCCACCACCTTGATAACACGACaaatcattttttttctcttagagcTTCCTTTCTCTGTGTCTCCCACACATTAGAGAAAACaggtcattttttttttgagaagaaaaacagagatcAGATAAttgatatttataaaatttttaattgtgCAAAGAAATTCATGTGTGACAGCCTACATGTAGTCTTTGTCTTCCTCAGTAGGGGTTTAATGAGGACAACTGTTCATTTAGTAGATGTTGACTCACAGAAGGTTTCCAAGCCtcactcagagctctgcagggcaggtggTGGAACGCTTTAGGAGAACCCGTATCACTAAGCACaacaggctgagctctgcaagACCCAGACCCTAGGCTGTGTGCCTTGGCAAGCTGTGATTTCAGCTGTAGTGAGGTATTGGTGCTGCTATAATGACACTGCTGgctcttctctttcctctccaTTTGCAGATGCCAAATGTGGATTAAAACTAAAATGCATACATTTTTAATGCCAGCACTTAGCACTTATAGAAAGTACTTTTCAAGCTGAATGAGCTTTGCTATCATTAATCATTAATGTGGCTAATTCTCCTCCTCAACCTGTTTAGGACTATTGCCAAAGCCTACTCAATttgcttccctttcctctcATTTTCCAAGAAACTACACAGTTCATTCCTGTCATGAGCAGTGTCCATggcctttcccttccccttgaTGGGGCAttggctgctgcctcctcaaAATCAGCACAGCCAAGTGCACTTCTCATGCTTCACCTTCTGAGAAATGCCTCAAGGCTACAAAACATTGCTGGAAAATAGGTAGAGGATAAAGCACGCTATCCACTCAAGACTCCCCTGAGACTTCTTGGGTAGAGAGAGAGGAACCCAAATCAGCTGCAAGAGCATTTGATGCACAGGGTACCTATGGCTTCTCTTGAGAGCAGACACAAGACATTCAACTTGTGTAAGATTGGCTACAGTaccagaaatgcagcagcatGCAAGCAACACAACAAAGCAGGATTAGGTATTCAATCATATCCTATGAAAAATTCATTGTAaaacaattacaaaaaaatgacaaattttCGCAAATTTTCTATGCAACCTGATTCAATGctggaagaaattattttcatagtCCTTCCAATAAGGCAATAAAGTACTCTATAGCATGAACGAAAAATGTGGGAGCGTAGGTCACCCCAAACAACATTCAAAATGAAGTCTATTACATAACttttctcagagaaaacagGAGCTAAAATTAGATACCTAAGGCATGAGATTGGAGTAAGGTTACAAGAGTACACTGACGTATATAAAAGCAATATGCTGAGGAACATCTTCATTATTCCTCTAATGTATGTGTGTCAGAAGAGACCAGTTAGCTCCCCTGAGCACTACTCCTGTATTGTTCCCTGT
This window contains:
- the RNF144A gene encoding E3 ubiquitin-protein ligase RNF144A, with the protein product MTTARYRPTWDLVLDPLVSCKLCLGEYPVEQMTTIAQCQCIFCTLCLKQYVELLIKEGLETAISCPDAACPKRGHLQENEIECMVASEIMQRYKKLQFEREVLLDPCRTWCPSSTCQAVCQLQESSPQDPQLVQCKVCDIEFCSACKSNWHPGQGCQESMPISFLPGETSSVFKMEDDDAPIKRCPKCKVYIERDEGCAQMMCKNCKHAFCWYCLESLDDDFLLIHYDKGPCRNKLGHSRASVIWHRTQVVGIFAGFGLLLLVASPFLLLATPFVLCCKCKCNKGDDDPLPT